A stretch of DNA from Deltaproteobacteria bacterium:
CTGTTCTTCATGCTCTTCGTCCCGATCTTGTTCTCCCGATGCAGCAAGATCCCGGAGAAGGAGGAGGCGTCCGTTGTCGCCCGGGTGAACGGCGAGCCCATCCTGCAGGCGGAACTGGACCGGGAGATCCTCCATATTGACAACAGTTTTTCCCTGCCGGTGGAACGGAAACCGGACCGGAAGTTCTCGGAGGAAATCCTGCGCCGGATGATCCGGCGACGCCTCCTGTTACAGGAAGCGAAAAAACTGGGAATGACCCTTTCCGGCAAGGAGGCGGCAAAAATGGTGGCCGAACGAAAGGGAGATCTCTCCCGGAAGGATCTGGAAACCTTGCTCAAAAATACCAACCACAATTACGATGAATGGAAGAAAGGGATCATCGAAGACGCACTGATCGAACGGCTGATACAACAACAGATCAATGCAAAACTCCATGTCAGTGATGAAGAACTGATCGCCTACTATGAAGCCCACCCCAAAGAGTTTGATCTACCGGAACGGGTACACGTTCGGCAGATTGTCGTAGCAAAAAAAGAAGAGGCCGAAAAAATCCGCAAACGACTCGTTGACGGGAAGGAGGACTTCGCCCTGGTTGCCGTGGAGGTCTCACTCAGCCCCGATGCAGAGCAGGGTGGAGACATCGGCACTTTTGCCCGGGGACAAATGCCCCCGGAGTTCGACAAGACCTGTTTTGCGCTGGAAGTCGGCGAAATCAGCCCGGTCGTGAAATCCCCTTACGGCTACCACCTCTTTCGTGTAGAGCAGCACTTCCCGGCGGGACGGCAGACCTTCAAAGAGGCCCGAAAGGAGCTTTACAAAAAATTCATGGCCAGGAAACGGGAGGAGGCCTTTGAACATTATCAGGAAAAACTCTGGAACCAGTCAGAGATCATCTTTCATTGATCCTTCATCCATGGAGAAGCGGTATGATCCGGAAATCCTTTATATTTGATGCTCTCGTAAAAAGTTGTTTTCCGGATTCCGTTCATGGTTCGACAGGCTCACCACGAACGGAATATCAATCACTTACACCGTTCGCCCTGAGCTTGTCGAAGGGCTTTTCGTGACTTTTTACGAGTCCATCATATTTATCCTCTTTCTTCTCGGAACGCTCGGCACCGCCCACGCGGAGATTCTCGACCGAATCGTCGCCGTTGTCAACAACGATGTCATTACCCTAAGCGAGCTGAAACAGGCGGAGACCTCTATCCTTCAAACCGGCCCGTCTTCCTCGAAACCGGCCCCGGCCAAACTCCTTAACGAACTCATCAACAAAAAAATAAAACTGCAAAAAGCCAAGGAGTTGGGGATCGTCGTCTCCGATAAAACCGTGGACGACGGCGTCAACGAGATCGCCCAACGAAACGGTCTGACGGAAACAATTCTGAAAGAAAAACTCAAGAAGGAGGGCATCCCCTGGAACGACTACAGGGAACAGATCCGCGACCAGATAATTCTGACTCGGATGCTGAACCGGGAAATCCGCTCCAAGATTGTCCTGCTCCCCGAAGAAGCGAAGGAATACTATCTGAAGCACCAGGACCGTTTCGTCCGTAAAGCAAAAAAACATATCCTCAGGATACTGCTGACCCTGCCCGAAGGAGCAACACAGGAGATCATCGACGCCCGAAAGGAGGAGATGGAGAAATTACGAAAACGGATCGTAAGCGGTGAGAATTTTCGGCAACTTGCGATTCGTACCTCTGAGGGACCGGAAAGCAAAAACGGGGGAGACCTCGGTGACTTTGCCGAAGGTGAACTCCGGGAAGATTTGAGCCGGGCGATTGCAGGATTGAAGGCCGGAGACGTCTCTTCCGTCTTCCGGACACCGGAGGGAATTACCCTTCTGATGGTCGAAGAGATCAAAAAGCCCAAACCCATTCCTTTTGAGAAGGTCCAAGATTCAATCCGGAAGGCCCTCTACCAGGAAAAGGTAAAGAAAAAATACGAGTCCTGGATCAAGGAGCTACGCGAGGAAGCCTACATCGAGATTAAACTCTGATCACATTCTTTTTTCCCATATGTTCTTCTACGATCCGGGCCAGGACATTGATGAACTCGGGGTCGATGTTGATCGATTCGGTACGGCGGTATTCCGTAATCCCGCGTTCCTTCGCCCGGTCCCGGTAGAGCATATCGATCTCGTAGAGGGTCTCGATATGATCGGAGACGAAGCTGACGGGGACCATAAGAAGCGCCTTTTTTCCCGCAGCGGCAAGCCGGTCGATCACCTCTTCCGTGCCGGGCCGCATCCACTTCACCGGACCGCTCCGGCTCTGGAAGGCCAGGTGATGGGAGATCCCGTCGACACGTTCGACAACCCCTCGGACGGTCTTTTCGATCTCCGATAGATAGGGATCACCCTCGTCGATCATCCTCTGAGGAAGGGCATGGGCCGAGAAGACGACCTCGACTTCGTCCCTGCATTCTTCCGGAAAATCGGCAAGTCCCTCCCGAACTTTTGATGCCAGAACATCGAGATAAGCGGGGTGGTCGCACCAGCTCCGGACGGCGGTATATTCTTTCCTGATCCCGGCTTTTTCAAAAGCCCGGTCGAGGTCGTTCAGGCTGGACCCGGTGGTGGTCCGGGAATAGTGCGGGTAGAGGGGAAGGGCGATCACCTTATCCGCCTCTTCCCGTTCGATTTCGGCAACGACCTCGGAGGCGGTGGGAGAAGTATAGCGCATGGCGATCCGGACGGAGGCATCGATCCCGGATCTGCGAAGCCGATCCTGCAACGCCTCCCCCTGCTGTTGCGTGATCTTCAGGATGGGGGACCCCCCTCCGATTTTCCGGTAGTTGTCGAGAACGTTTTTCAACCGGAAGCAAACGATCAGGCGAGAAAAGAGAGGCTGCAAGGGAAGACGAATGATCTCCCGGTCGGAGAAAAGGCGCATCAGAAAGGGACGGACTTCATCAAGCGTTCCCGGCCCCCCGAGATTGAGAAGAATCACGGCGATCTTCTGAGACATCACCCGCTCTTTTTGCTGTAACGATGGACGGCATCGATAAATGCCTTCGCATGATCCTCCGGCGTGGGGGGGAGGATCCCGTGACCGAGATTGAAGATGTGCCCCGGCGCACCGCCGTTCAATTCGAGGATCTTTTGCACCCGCCGCTCAATCTCCGGAATCGGAGCAAAGAGGGCGGTGGGGTCGAGGTTCCCCTGGACGGCGGTTCCCGGTCCGAGAATCCGTCGGGCTTCATCAAGATCAATCCGCCAGTCGATACCGACCACATCGGAGCCGGCTTCTTTAATCTTTGAAAGCAGGGCCGATCCGGTTCCCACATAATGGATCACCGGAACGTCTTCCCGGTTCACCCCTTCGATAACCCGCCTGGTGTAGGGAAGCGCAAAAATCTCGTAATCGCCGGGACTAAGAATCCCTCCCCAGGTATCGAAAATCTGGACGGCCTGGGCGCCGGCGGCGATCTGGGCATTGAGATAGCGGATGATCGTCCCGGTGATCTTGTCCATCAGAGCGGCGTAGAGGTCGGGTTCCTGATACATGAGGCTCTTGAGGTGGATATAACTTTTTGAGCCGCCTCCTTCGACCATGTAGGTCGCCAGGGTAAACGGAGCACCGGAGAAACCGATAAGAGGGACCTTCCCTTCCAGTTCTTTGCGAAGCAGCCGGACAGCCTCCATCACGAAGGGGACCGACTCCTCCGGGTCGGGAACACGGAGGGCATCAATCTGCGCCCGGTTCCGGATCGGGTCGGGAAAGAGGGGCGCCGGGGTGAACTTCAGTTCCATCCCCATCGGCTCGATCGGGATCAGGATGTCGGAAAAGAGGATGGCCGCATCAACACCGACCTCGTCCACGGGAAGCAGGGTCGCCGCGGCCGCCAGTTCCGGAGTCTTGCACATGGTCAGAAAGTCCGCCTTCTTCCGCAGCTCCCGGTAACTTTTCAGAAACCGGCCTGCCTGCCGCATCATCCAGACCGGGGTCTTCTCTACCGGTTCGCCTCGGCAGGCCCGTAAGAACAGATCATTGAATGCCATAACTTCTCCCTTTGAAAAGTCGATTCTTCACCAGACGCAAGGAACGCAAAGAGAACGGGTAACTGATTGTTTTCGTTCTTTTTATTTGCTCGTCCAAGCCGTTGATCTTGACCCTGAACTTTGTGCCTGTGTGCCTTTGACCCGCTGTGTCTCGTCTTTCTTCCCCGTGACTCCCCGTGTTCCCTGTGGTTCAATGCTTTTGCTTTTGACTCTGACCTTTCTTTTCTCCGCGTCCTCTGCGTCTTTGCGGTGAGTGCTTTTCGCCTTTGATTATTGTTTCTCTCTGTGATCTCTGTGTGCTCCGTGATAAAAGTGTTTCCGCCTACTTTTCTTTCCGCATCTTGATCGGAATATAATTGCAAAAGGGCTCTTCCGCCAGATAGTCTTCATGGATCGCGTCGGCCCGCGCCCGGCAACCACCGCAGACGTTGATATATTCACAGGCGCCGCATTTCCCCTTGTATTTCTTGAAATCCCGCAGATCCCGGAACAGCTCCGAATTCTCCCAAATCTCCCGGAACTTCTTTGTTTTCACATTCCCCGCCGATTTCGGGAAATAGCTGCACGGCTTCACCTCGCCGAAACAATCGATCAGACAGATCGATTGCGCCGCAATGCACCCCTTACCCCCGCCGGTGGAAAACTTCAGGCTTCGCCGCTCAAAGGGAATCCCCTCGGCCTTGGCCAGTTGCGGTACGAGCCGGTAGTAATGGGGGGCACAGGTGGGACGCATGAGGATCTCCTTCTCCTTCTTCTCCTGCTCGTAGTGCCATTTCAGGATCTCTTCGTAGTCCTCCTTGGAGATCAGCTCGGCGGTAATCGCCTCTCCCCGGCCGGTCGGAACGATCATGAACATGTACCACGCCGTCGCCCCCAAATCCTTCGCCAGATGGAAAACGTTGGAAATATCGGTTTGGTTCCGACGGGTAAAGGAGGAATTGATGATGAACTCAATGCCGTGCTTCTTCAAGGTCCGTGCGCCACGGAGGATCCCTTCGAAGGAGCCCTCACAGTCCCGAAAGTTGTCATGGATCTCCGCGGAGGAACCGTCGAGGCTCAAAGAGACGATCCGAATCCCCGAGGCCTTGATTTTCTCGCAGATTTTGTCATCGACAAGGGTCCCGTTCGTGGCCATGCACATGCGGAGGCCCTTTCCAGTCCCGTAGGCGGCCAGTTCAAAGATATCTTTCCGCAGGAGGGGCTCCCCGCCGGAAAGAACGACGACAGGGCTGCAAAACTCGACAATGTCATCAATGAGCTTCTTCCCCTCCACCGTGGTGAAATCTCCCTCCGAAGCCGTGAGATCGGAGGAACAACGGCAGTGAACACAATGAAGATTGCACCGCTGTGTCGTCTCCCAGGCAATCCATTTGGGGATAAATTCTTTGGTCATAGGTTTCCCCTGTCTCCGGTATAATATTCACGTATCTGTATATTTTTATCACAAAGAACAGCTGAATTCAATCCGAATAGCATTATATTTCTACCAGATCCTCACCCGCGCCTTGATCCCCCGCTTTTCCATTATATCCTTTATATCCGGGACATCCTCCACGAAGAAGTGGTCCACATGGTCCAGGGAGGTCTTGAGGCGCCCGGAGAGATCCTGGAAATCGTCCAGGGTGCCGGGAAGTTTCTCCGAGACGATGGAGAGATTCTTCATCGTCTTCCCGAGGTTTTCGGCAAGGTCGGGTGACTTCTTTTCAAGATCGGACGTCAGTTTCTCCAGGCGGGCAAGGATGAGATTCAGGTTCTTCGCCGTCTTTGGAGCATTCTTCCCGAAGGAAACGGAGATCCGCTCCAGGTTGTGAATGGTGCGGTTCAGCGATTCCTTGTTGTCGGAGATCAGATCCTTCGCATCCCGGGTCAGTTGATCCAGGTTCCCGATCGTCCGGTCCAGCTTCCCGCTGTTGTCGGCCAGGGTCTTCACCACCCGGCTCAAATTGTCCGCGAAGCCTTCGGCCTCAAAACGGTCAATGAAATGCCCGACCTTGTCGACAAACTGATTCATGTCGATTGCCTTGGTCGCCTTCGTGATCACATCACCGTCCCGCAAGGGGCCGGCCGTGCTCTCCGCCGGGATGATCAGTTCCAGAAAATTCTCCCCTAACAGGCTTTCGGGACGGATCTTCGCCTCCACATCACGGGGGACCACCACATCTCCGGTCAGACGGATCTTGACTTCCGCCTTCCCCCCCCTGAAGGCCAAGGAGGTAATCTTCCCGAAGTTCACCCCCTTGATCTTCACGTCCCCCCCCTTCTTCAGCCCCGTGGCGTCATTAAAAACGACCGTCACCTCACGCCCCTGATGCAGAGAAAAGGATCCGACTTTGAAAGCGAGGTAAAAAAACATTGCAATGGCAAGGAGAACGAACATACCGAGTATGACAAAACGATTCCGGCCCATGAGGTCCCTCTCATAATTCCGCT
This window harbors:
- the hemH gene encoding ferrochelatase, translating into MSQKIAVILLNLGGPGTLDEVRPFLMRLFSDREIIRLPLQPLFSRLIVCFRLKNVLDNYRKIGGGSPILKITQQQGEALQDRLRRSGIDASVRIAMRYTSPTASEVVAEIEREEADKVIALPLYPHYSRTTTGSSLNDLDRAFEKAGIRKEYTAVRSWCDHPAYLDVLASKVREGLADFPEECRDEVEVVFSAHALPQRMIDEGDPYLSEIEKTVRGVVERVDGISHHLAFQSRSGPVKWMRPGTEEVIDRLAAAGKKALLMVPVSFVSDHIETLYEIDMLYRDRAKERGITEYRRTESINIDPEFINVLARIVEEHMGKKNVIRV
- the hemE gene encoding uroporphyrinogen decarboxylase, which produces MAFNDLFLRACRGEPVEKTPVWMMRQAGRFLKSYRELRKKADFLTMCKTPELAAAATLLPVDEVGVDAAILFSDILIPIEPMGMELKFTPAPLFPDPIRNRAQIDALRVPDPEESVPFVMEAVRLLRKELEGKVPLIGFSGAPFTLATYMVEGGGSKSYIHLKSLMYQEPDLYAALMDKITGTIIRYLNAQIAAGAQAVQIFDTWGGILSPGDYEIFALPYTRRVIEGVNREDVPVIHYVGTGSALLSKIKEAGSDVVGIDWRIDLDEARRILGPGTAVQGNLDPTALFAPIPEIERRVQKILELNGGAPGHIFNLGHGILPPTPEDHAKAFIDAVHRYSKKSG
- a CDS encoding radical SAM protein; this encodes MTKEFIPKWIAWETTQRCNLHCVHCRCSSDLTASEGDFTTVEGKKLIDDIVEFCSPVVVLSGGEPLLRKDIFELAAYGTGKGLRMCMATNGTLVDDKICEKIKASGIRIVSLSLDGSSAEIHDNFRDCEGSFEGILRGARTLKKHGIEFIINSSFTRRNQTDISNVFHLAKDLGATAWYMFMIVPTGRGEAITAELISKEDYEEILKWHYEQEKKEKEILMRPTCAPHYYRLVPQLAKAEGIPFERRSLKFSTGGGKGCIAAQSICLIDCFGEVKPCSYFPKSAGNVKTKKFREIWENSELFRDLRDFKKYKGKCGACEYINVCGGCRARADAIHEDYLAEEPFCNYIPIKMRKEK
- a CDS encoding MCE family protein; the protein is MGRNRFVILGMFVLLAIAMFFYLAFKVGSFSLHQGREVTVVFNDATGLKKGGDVKIKGVNFGKITSLAFRGGKAEVKIRLTGDVVVPRDVEAKIRPESLLGENFLELIIPAESTAGPLRDGDVITKATKAIDMNQFVDKVGHFIDRFEAEGFADNLSRVVKTLADNSGKLDRTIGNLDQLTRDAKDLISDNKESLNRTIHNLERISVSFGKNAPKTAKNLNLILARLEKLTSDLEKKSPDLAENLGKTMKNLSIVSEKLPGTLDDFQDLSGRLKTSLDHVDHFFVEDVPDIKDIMEKRGIKARVRIW